In Akkermansia muciniphila, the DNA window CCCATCGGGACGCCGAACCGCTGCGTGTTGCCGATGCAGATGTCAGCGCCGAAGGCGCCGGGTTCCCGGATGACGGTGAGGGCCATCAGGTCCGCCGCCACGACGCAGAGCGCGCCTGCGGCGTGCACGCGGGAGAAAAAGTCCGTGTAGTCACAGATGCGGCCGAGCGTATCCGGGTATTGGACAAGCACTCCGGCCAGGTCTGCGCCGATGGATGCAGGGTCAAAGGAGGTCCAGTCCCCCACCATGATGTTGACGCCCTGGAAGGCGGCGCGGGTGCGGATGACGCTAATGGTCTGGGGATGGCAGGTGTCCGCCACAAAGAAGGTGTTTGCCTTGGGCCGGGCGTTCCGGCACATGGTGACGGCTTCAGCCGCCGCGGTGCCTTCATCCAGAAGGGAGGCGTTTGCCACCGGAAGCCCCGTCAGGGAGGAAACCATGGTCTGGAAGTTCATGAGCATTTCCAGGCGGCCCTGGGCGATTTCCGGCTGGTAAGGGGTGTAGGCCGTGTACCAGCCGGGATTTTCCAGTACGTTGCGCAGAATGACGGAGGGCGTGATGGTGCCGTAGTACCCCTGGCCGATGAAGGTTTTCAGCAGTTTGTTTTTCCGGAGGATGGCGCGGAGTTCCGCCAGGGCGTCCGTTTCCGATTTGGCCGCGGGCAGGTCCAGGAGGGCCTGCATCCGGATGTCTGCGGGAACGATGTCCGCAATGAGTTCGTCAAGCGTCTGGTACCCGAGGGCGTTGAGCATCTCGCGGCGTTCTTCCCCCTGGGGGCCGATGTGCCGGCTGGCAAAGTCTGAGTTGGTTTTCATGTGGTGTCTGGCAGGTATGGGCCCGGCCGTGGGGCCGGGTTAAATTAAAAGGCCCCGGGATGGAATCACCGGGGCGGGGGGAGGAAGGAATGGGTCAGGAGCAGTATTCCTCGTAGTCCGTGGCGTTCATCATGTCTTCCGTTTCCGTGGGGACGTCCAGGCGGATTTTGTACAGCCAGCCTGCGCCGTAGGGATCGGAGTTGATGAGGGAAGGATCATTGGAGAGTTCTTCATTCACTTCCAGAATCTCACCGGAAACGGGAGTGTATACGTCGCTGGCAGCCTTGACGGATTCCACAACGGCGACGGGGTCGCCGGCGGCAACGGTGGCGCCTACTTCGGGGAGGTCTACAAAGACTACATCGGAGAGTTCGGCCTGAGCATGGTCTGAAATACCGATGGTGCCGATGTCTCCGTCAATTTCAACCCATTCATGGTCTTTGGAATACAGCAGGTTTTCTGGTACGTCGTGCATAAGATGTAATTGTTTGAGATGAGAGTGTAGTAAAATACGGTGTTTGTCAGTTTATTTCTGCGCAGTAGTGTCAGCCTTTCTTATAAAAGGGTTTTTTAACTACCACGGCGGGGAATTTTCTTCCCCTTACGTCAATTTCCAGCTCCGTGCCGACCTTGGCATGGGCGACAGGCAGGTAGGCCAGGGCAATGCCCTTCATCAGTGAAGGAGAGAGCACGCCGCTGGTAAGTTCTCCGATGGCTTCTCCTCCGGGAACGTGAACGGTATAGTGGGCGCGGGGAGGGGCTCCCTTGCCGGTGTATTCAATAGCCACCAGGCGCTTGCTGAGGCCATTGGCTTTTTGTTCACGAAGAATGCCGGCGCCGATGAATTCCGTATCCAGCGCGCAGAAGAAGCCGAGCCCGGCTTCCAGGGGCGTTTTGTCCGGAGCGAGGTCGGAACCGTTCAGAGGATAGCACATTTCCAGGCGCAGGCTGTCGCGTGCGCCCAGCCCGCAGGGCTTGGCTCCTGCGTCAAGAAAGGCTTCAAACCATTTGACGCCTTCCCCGGCCGGGCAGAAGAATTCAAAACCGTCTTCCCCGGTATAGCCGGTGCGGCAGACGATGAGGTCCGTTCCATCCACCGTGATGCGGGAAATGCCGTTGCGGGGAGGAAGTTCCACGCCGGGAATGACGCGGGCGAAGACTTCCCCGCATTTGGGACCCTGGACGGCCAGGCCCACATATTCGTCGGAGTGGTTTTCCAGGACCACTTCCGCGGGTTTGTGGGCGGAGAGCCAAGCAAAGTCTTCATCAATCTTGGAGGCGTTCACCACCACGAAGAAGGTTTCCGGTTCCATCCGGTACAGGATGAGGTCATCAATGACGCCCGCCTGCTCATTAAGCATGATGGAGTATTGCCCCTGGCCGATGTCCAGCTTGTTGATATCATTGGTCAGCATGGAGTTCAGCCATGCCGCGGCTGCGGCGCCGGCTACCGTGAACTGGCCCATGTGGGAGATGTCAAAGATGCCGCAGGCTTCGCGCACGGCTTTGTGTTCGTCCAGGATGCCGGTGTATTGCACCGGCATGTTCCAGCCGGCGAAGGGGACCATTCTGGCACCCAGTTCAACGTGCTTGGCGGCCAAAGGTGTGGATTTGACGTCGGAATCAGTCATGAGGCGATGTGAAGGTTATGAGCAATCTGCTCTCTGCATTACGAAAAGTCAATGGAATTCCGGGAAAGCTTTGGGCTAAACATTGAAGCGGAATTCGACTACGTCTCCGTCCTTGACGACATATTCCTTTCCTTCAATGCGCAGCTTGCCGTGTTCCCGCGCTCCGGCCTTGCCGCCGCAGGATACCAGGTCATCGTAATGCACCACTTCCGCGGCGATAAAGCCGCGTTCAAAATCCGTGTGGATGACGCCCGCCGCCTGAGGGGCCTTGGCCCCGGCCGGGATGGTCCAGGCGCGCGTTTCCTTGACACCGGTGGTGAGGTAGGTACGCAGGCCCAGCAGATGGTACACGGCGCGGATGAGGTCGGAAACGCCGGAGTCCTGTACGCCCAGGGATTCCAGGAATTCGCGGGCTTCCTCTTCCGAGACGTCGATGAGCTCTTCCTCAATCCGGGCGGAGATGACGATGGCTTCCGCATTGTGGTGTTCCGCCACGTATTTCTTCACCTGGGAGACGTAGGGGTGCGCGTCCGGGTTGTTGATGGCGTCCGCCAGTTCGTCTTCATTCACGTTGCAGGCAAAAATGCTCTTTTTGTCTGAAAGGAGCTGGAAGGAATGGAGAAGCTTGCGTTCGTCGTCATCCAGCTGCGCTTCAAAGGTGAGAGCCGGATTGCCTTCATTCAGGTGGGGCAGAAGCTTGGTGATGAGGGCTACCTCCGCCTTGGCTTCCTTGTCTCCGCTGCGGGCCTTGCGCTCCCGGGAGGAAAGCCTTTTGTCCATGGCGGCGATGTCCGCCAGGATGAGTTCCGAGTTGATGATTTCGATGTCGCGCAGGGGATCCACGGAACCTAGTTCGTGGATGATGTCGTCATTGTCAAAACAGCGGACCACTTGCACGATGGCGTCCACTTCCCGGATATTCGCCAGGAACTGGTTGCCCAGGCCCGCGCCTTCAGAGGCCCCTTTCACGAGGCCGGCAATGTCCACGAATTCAATGAGCGTGGGAATGATCTTTTCAGAGCCGGACATGTCGGAAAGCACCTGCAGGCGTGCGTCCGGCACGGTCACCATGCCCACATTCGGGTCAATGGTGCAGAAGGGGTAATTGGCCGCCTGGGCCTTGCGGGTTCTGGTGACCGCATTGAAGAGGGTGGATTTGCCGACGTTGGGGAGACCTACAATACCTGCCTGTAACATAGGCAGGACTGATAGCGGGTCACGCCGTGAAAGTCAAATACCAATTGCCGCCGGGTGCCTATGCGGCGTCACCCAGGGCCCATTTGAGCAGGTTTTCCGATTCCGTCCAGATGCGGGACGGATGGCAGCCGAGGACCACGACGATGACATGGCGGCCATTGAAGCCGGCGGAGGAGACCAGGCAGCGCCCTGCGGCGTTCGTGTACCCGGTTTTCATGCCGGTGACCCAGGAGTGCTGGGAAAGCAGCTTGTTGGTGTTCCTCAGGAGAAGCGTCTTGCCGTTGGCGCGGGTAAAGGCGTACTGGCGTTTGCAAATGATGCTGCGCAGTTCCGGATTGCGGTAGACGTAATAGGCGCAGCGGGCCATGTCAATAGCAGTGGAGTACTGGTCTGCGGGAAGGCCGTTGGGATTGACGAAGCGGGAATTATACATGCCCATCTGGCGGGCCTTGGCGTTCATCAGTTGGGCAAAACGGGGGACGGAGCCGGCCGTGTCGCGGGCCAGGGCCACCGCTACGTCATTGAAACTGCGGACCATCAGGGCATTGAGAAGTTCCCGGCGGGAATAGACTTCTCCGGCGCGGAAACCCAGCTTGGTGGGGTCCGCCTTGGTATCGGAAGGCTGGATGACCACTTTTCTGTCCAGGCTGCCGTGTTCCAGCACGACCATGGCCGTTACCAGTTTCTGGGTGCTGGCTACCTGGCGGTGCTGGAGGCCGTTGTGGGAGAAAAGCACTTTTCCGGTGAGTGCATCCATGACGCAGGCGCTGGCGCAGCGCGGTGTGCGCGGAGCACTGGGCGGAATGGCCACCGGGCGCGTGGGGAAATTGGCGGGGCGGGGAAGAGCGTGGGCAACGGGCTGGGAAAGCTGTGGGGGGACAGGCGTTGCCAGGGGGATGTAATCACTTGAATCCCCATACGATTGGCAGCTCGTTGAGCTCAGGCAAAGGGTGAATCCTGCGAGAAGGGCGAACAAACGCATGTCTTGTTGCTACAGTAAGAAGTTTCATTCATCAAGCCCAAACTCCGCATTTGAAAGGGGGATTGGACAAAAAAAGGCCGCGGGTTGTTTGATCCGCGGCCTTTTCTCTCTATTAACTACCTATGGAACCAAAAACCACCCTGGACGGATTTTGAGTTACTTTTCCCACCCGTCGGATAGATCTTGTAAATAATGAGACTTTCTCCTGTGAAAAGACGTTCAAAATATGTCCGTGGACAGTAATTTTTTTAGGAAGTATTCTGATACATTTACAATTATAATTGAATATAAATATGTTATTATGAACTTTTGCGTGCGTTTTGAGTGTTGGGGAATGAAGACTTCCGGAAGGGCGTTGTTTCTTCCCTTTCTGATCTTTTTATTTCTGGAATAATAATTGTTAGGAACAGGATCGGAGGTTGTTTTGCGATGTTTAAGGGCGTTCGTCTTGCGTCCGGAACCGAAGGTTTTTTATGCCGGAAGGAGCCCGGAACCAAAGAAAAAAGTCATTGCGGAACATAGGTGATTATGATTGTCTACTATAAATTCTCTTCATGATGAAAGTTCCCGTTATACTCCTGTCTCTAGTGGCCGCCTGCGTGGCCGGCGCCGAAATTCTTCCCTTCAGTACACCGTGTTTTGATACCAAAAGATGTGCGGACAAAGCCAAGTCCTCCTTGTCCATGGAGCAGAAGGAAACTTGCGTGGAAGTGAAACTTGCGGATGGGGGAAACAACATGGAGATCATGATTCCCTTCCGTGACAAGAATGGTTACAGCAACCTGGCTGTTTTTGAAAAGGCGTTTGCCAAGGAAAACATTGCCAAGAAGCTGGATCTTCTGAAAAAGGTGGAGCCCCGTCTGGTTAAAACCATTATCCGCGGCAAGGAAGTAAAGTGCCCGGTGCTGCCGCTGGTTTCCCCCATCAAGGGGGAGGATGGACTGATGCTGGCGTTTTTCCTGGCGTCTTATGAGAAAATAGATTTCAAGGCCCAGCAGGAGGGCCGTTTCCAGAAGAAGAGGAATCCGGATGACATCAAGTTTGTGTACGGAGTAATTTTTGAAATTTCCGACCCCGTATCCAAGGAAAAGGTGGCCTCCCCGATCAAGTGGGAGCAGGCGGAAACCGTGTCCGCCTGGATTGACGCCGTGCGCAAGGAGGTCAAGCAGTAGGGGACCTTACGGTTTGCAGGCTATTTTAACGCAGGCTGTCTCCGGAGGGTGGCAGACTGCGTTCTGTTTAGCGTTCCTTGCGGTTGATGGAAAAGTATCCCCCGGCGTCCGGCGTGATTTGCCCTGTAACTTGCATTCTGGCCAGCAGCGGAGTGATGGCGCATGCCGGTTTTCCCAGGGCGGCGCATAGGGTGTCAATGGTATTGAAGCCCAGCCTTATGGCATGGAGGGTTTCCTCTTCCTCCGGCGTGGGGGCAGCGGGACGTGCGGCAGGAGAAGGAGAGTGCGGAGAGAAAAGGGGCAGGCCCTGTTCCGGCGCCGTCCATTTCATGTCGTGAAGGATGTCGGAGGCGTTGGTGGCCAGCGTGGCTCCGTCCCGGATGAGGGCATGACAGCCGTCGGAAGAATGGCGGTCAACCGGGCCGGGAATGCAGAAAACGTCCCGCCCCTGTTCACCTGCCATCCGTGCCGTGATCAGGGCTCCGCTGCGTCCGGAAGCTTCCACCACCAGCGTGGCCTGGCTCCAGCCGCTCACGATGCGGTTGCGCATGGGAAAGGTGGTGCGGGATGGGGGCATGTCCATGGGTAATTCGGAGACCACCGCTCCATGGCCTTCCGCGATGCGCCGCGCCAGGTTTTTGTTTTCCTGGGGGTAGAGTCTGTTGAGGCCTGCGCCGATGACGGCAATGGTGCGGCCCCCTGCATCCAGGGAGCCCAGATGGGCTTCCGTATCCACGCCGCGCGCCAGGCCGGAAATGACGGTTACTCCGGCTTCCGCCAGGTCATGGGAGATGGTTTTAGCGCATAGCCTGCCGTAGTGGGTAGCCATCCGGGAGCCTACGACGGCGATGGAACGTTCGGAGTCCGCCTGAGTCCAGGCCCCCCACGAGTAAAGGACGATGGGCGCGTCCGGAAGGTAGCGCAGGGCGGCGGGATAGGCGGCGTCAAAGACCGTGGTAATTGCGGCACCCGCCTTGTCCGCCAGTTCCAGTTCCCGGTATGGGTTGGCAATGCTCCGCCAGGAGGAGATGAGGCGTGCCAGTTGCTGCCCGATGCCGGGAATTTCCGCCAGCATGGAGGCTGGGGCTTCCAGAATCGGTTCAGGGGAGGCGAATACCTGCATGAGGCGCGTGACCCTGACCGGGCCCAGCCCCGGGATCAGGTTCAGGGTGATGGCGGCTTCCTGCGGCGTCATGAACGGGATGCCAGTTCCTTGTAAACGTCAAGATGGGCCTGAATCATATCCTCTATATTATAAGGGGAGGGGATTTGCCGGGGCAGAGGGGGCGGCTGGGCGTACCACCGGGCCAGCAGGGCGGCCATGGCGGAGGTGTCCCCCACGCTGATGTTTCCTTCCGGCAGGAAGGCGTCCAGCTGTTCCTTGACGCCGCCGTGGGCGTATCCGGCGACGGGCCTGCCCAGGGCGAGCGCTTCCAGGGTTGATTTGCCGAAGGCCTCCGGACTCCGGGTCAGGGAGAGGGTGACGGAGCACGTGGAAATGATGTCCCTCAGGTCCTGGCGGTGGCCCGTCCACGTGAAGGCATGGGAGACGCCGGCGCGTTCAATTTCCCGGAGGACTTCATTTTTATATTCTTCCTTTCCCTTTTTGGTTTCTCCCACGATGACGGCGTGGGCCGGGATTCCCTGTTCCAGAAGTTTTCTGATGACGGGGATCAGGTCCAGCTGGCCTTTCAGGCGCGTGATGCGGCCCGGCAGGCACAGGGTGAATTTCCCTTTGAGCTCCGGATAGGCCATGTACCAGCCCGTGAGCCATTCGCGGGAGGGGGAATAACCCGGATAGTGCTGCTCCGGGGAGATGGCGTTGGGGATGACTCTGATGCGGTCTTCAGGGGTGGACGGGTAATGGGAGAGGATGTAGTCCCTGATGCAGTTGGATACGGCAATCACCCGTTCTCCGCGGCTCATGATGGCGGAGTACCTGTTGACGGAGTAGAAGCCGTGAACGCTGGTGACGAGGCCGGGGCGGTCTTCCGGCGGCAGTTTTTTCCATGCCAGGTATCCCACCCAGGCGGGAACGCGGGAATGGAGGTGCAGGATGTCCGGCCTGATGGCCTGGAGCAGTGCGCGGAGGGCGCCGATGCGGAAAAAGGTGGCGAGGCTTTTCTTGCCGATGGGCATCAGGATATGGCGGGAGCCTTCCTTTTCCAGCTGGGGAACCAGGCGGCCGCCTGCGGAGACAACGATGTTTTCCGCGCCCCGCGCGGCAAGGCCGCTGCCCAGTTCCATGACGACTTGTTCCACGCCTCCAGACTCCATGGAGGGGACGAGATGCACTATTTTCATAAGGCGCGGTATTGGGGGAAGAATCTGGTGATGATGTAGTCTGCGGCGCGGTCCGCCTCCAGGAGGGGGGCGCCGGGTGTTGCCAGGTGAAAGCCGTTCTTTTTCCATTCCCGGTATCCGGTGACCAGGCCCTCCTTTTCCAGCATTTCCAGGCCGGAGAGGATGCGGGATTTACGTTTGCCGCTGCGGCGCGGAACGGCCAGGACGCCTACGGGAGCGCCTGCGCCCAGCGCTTCATACACCATGGAGACGCTGTCCTGGCTGACCCATGTGGCGGAAGCGTGCGCCAGATGCCGCGCCACCCAGCCCGGCTGCGTTTCCTCCACGGGAACGACGGTGATTTCCGGAACGGCTGTCTGGATTTTTTCTGCAAAGCCCTCCGGAGTCCGGCGCGAGGTGGTCAGCACGATGTTGCCCGGTGTCCGGATGCTGATGTCTGAAAGCTGGTTGAGCATGGCTTCGTCATCCCAGTCAAAGTCTTTGCTTGGCCCTCCGATGAGGATCAGCGTAATGTCCTTCGGGATGGAAGGGTCCGGCCTCATGGGATGGAGCGCTCCCCGGGTGGGGAAGATGCCCGTGTCCGTATAGTCGCGTGCGGGGCGCAGGTCATGGCGCGGAATGAGGCAGAGGTCAAAAAAGGTGCAGGGGAGCGTGGGTTTCATGCACAGGACGGCCCGGGTCTTGAAATGGTGGCGTGCGCAGATGAGCGGGATATGCGTGCCATGCCCGGCGGAGATGAACAGGTCCGGCCGCGGCGTGTCGCTTCCGGAGACGGTCTTCCGGATTTTCCCCAGGAGGGAAAGTCCTTGCAGGTCCACCGTCTCCACGGTGCCCCCCGCCTTGGCGATCAGGGCCTGGGCCAGCCCCAGGGACTGGTTGAGGTGGCCCTGTTTCCCATCGCTCAGAATCCGGATGTTCATATAGGTTTATTATGAGACGGAGGAAGTGTGCAGGCAATCCAATTTCCACCGGAGTGAAGAAAATTCTTGGTGGAAGGGGCGCTCTTGTCCATGATGCGGGCGTGCTGACGCCGGATCCCGCTGTGATTAAAGATTCCCTGTGCGCCGTATCCCGGCTGCTGGGGTTTTCCGGCTGCCGCGTGGCCCGGGCCGGAAAGAGTCCGCATGCGGAAAAATTATTCCAGTGGCTGGAACGCGGGTGGCACGCGGGAATGGAATGGATGGCGCGTTCCCCGGAGAGGCGCGTGGATCCCGCGGAAGTCCTTTCCGGCTGCCGTTCCGTCATTTGCCTGTCCTATGATTACGACAGTTCCCGGGAGCGGCCGGAAGAGCAGGGAAGCATCTGCCTGTACGCGCACGGAAAGGATTACCACGGCATTCTGGAAGAGAAGCTGGCGGACTTGCTGGAACTGCTTTCCATTTACGGAGGGGAGCACAAGGGGTATGTGGACGCCGGCCCGGTCATGGAACGGGACCACGCGGAGGCTTGCGGAGTGGGGTGGCGCGGGAGAAGCGGCCTGATCGTGCGCAGGAAGGGCGGCTCCCGTTTTTTTATCGCCACCGTGCTGACCACGCTGGAACTGGAGCCGGACGCTCCGGTCTCCCACGGATGCGGAAGCTGCCGCCGCTGCGCGGACCTGTGCCCTGCGGGCGCGATCATGGAAAACGGGCAGGTGGATGCCGGGAGGTGTCTCTCCTACTGGACGATTGAACACCGGGGTTCCATTCCGGAGGAAATACGCCCCCTGATAGGCTCGCGCCTGTACGGGTGCGATACCTGCGTGACGGTCTGCCCCTGGAACGGAAAGCCCCTGCCGGATGCGGATGAACGGTTCCGCATGTCCCGGTACCTGGCCTCCGTACCTCTGCGCGATCTGCTTTCTCTGGATGCCAGTGGTTTTGCTGCCCTGTTCCGGAATTCCCCCATGAAAAGAATCAGGAGGGAGGGGCTGCTGCGCAACGGATGCATTGTCCTGGGGAATACCGGGACGCCGGAGGACATTGATTTTTTAAAGGCGCTTTCCGGGGAGTCTTCCCTGGTGGCGGAACATGCCTCCTGGGCCGTGGAGCGCATCCTCCGCCGCCATGGGCCCGGTGCAGGACCAAGCGCCGCAAGAGATTAAAAATAGAAAAAATGATGTTTTGCTCTTGTCAAAACCTCAATTTATGGTATCCATCTTGCCCCAAGCAATAGCTCTGCGCGAGGCAGAGAAAAATAACAGCTAGCAAATCCAATCCATTATGGCACGCCTTTTCGGTACAGAAATACCCAACGAGAAGCGCATCGAGGCTTCCCTTCCGTATATTTACGGAATCGGTAGCTCGACTTCTAAGAGAATCCTGGAACAAGCAGGCATCAATCCCGACATTCGTACGGGACAGCTTACCGACGAACAACTCACGAAGATTGTTCAAGTGATCACCACCGACGGCATCCTGATTGAAGGTGACCTTCGTCGTGAAAAGCAATCCATTCTCAAGCGTCTGACTTCCATTAACTGCTATCGCGGTCAGCGTCACCGCCGCGGCCTTCCGGTTCGTGGACAGCGTACCCGCACGAATGCCCGCACCCGTAAAGGCAAGAAGAAGACTGTTGGCGCGCAGGCCAAGAAGAAGTAATCCGCCAACCTGAATTTTACTATATAGCTTTACTATGGCTAGCGAAGAAATCACCAACGAAACCGCTGAACAGCCCGTGGAAACGGCAGCTCCCGCTCCCGCTCCGGTCGCTGAAACTCCGGCCGCCGCTGCTTCCGCTCCTGAAGAAACCACCAAGAAGCCTGAACCCCGCAAGGACATTTTTGCGGAACTCGGCCTTGGCGGCGATGACGACAAGCCCAAAATCCTGAAGGCCAAGGGCAGCAAGAACGTTTCCTCCGGCGTGGTTCATGTTTCCTCCACGTTCAACAACACCGTCGTGACCGTGACCGACCAGCGCGGCAACGTGATCGGCTGGTCCTCCGCCGGCAAGATGGGCTTCAAGGGCTCCCGCAAGAGCACGGCTTACGCCGGCCAGGTGGTATGCCAGGATGCCTGCCGCCAGGCCATGGGCCACGGCCTGCGTGAAGTTGAAGTGCGCGTGAAGGGGCCGGGCTCCGGTCGTGAATCCGCCGTGCGTGCCGTGCAGACGATTGGTATTGAAATCACCTCCATCAAGGACGTGACCCCCATTCCCCACAACGGCTGCCGTCCTCCGAAGGCCCGCCGCGTCTAATTGAATCCTTTTACCTATAGATCTAATATATCATGGCTCGTTATACCGGTCCCCGCGATAAAGTGTCCCGCCGTTTTGGCGTTGCTCTTTTCGGTTCTACCAAGGCTCTTGAAAAGCGCCCCTTCCCCCCCGGCCAGCATGGCATGCGCGCCGGCCGCAAGAAGAAGTCCGACTACGGCGTGATGCTTGCAGAAAAGCAGAAGCTGCGTTTCCAGTACGGTGTGCTTGAAGGCCAGTTCCGCAAGTATTATGCAGAAGCTGCCCGCCGCCGCGGCATTACCGGCGACATCCTGCTTCAACTCCTTGAACTCCGCCTGGACAATGTTGTGTACCGCCTCGGTTTCAGCAACACCCGCGCTGGCGCCCGTCAGCTCGTTTCCCACGGCCATATTACCGTGAATGGCAAGAAAACGAACATCGCTTCCTACTCCTGCCGTCCCGGCGACGTGATCGCCGTTGGAGGCAAGGCCTCCTCCCAGCAGCTTGCCACCCGTTCCCTTGACCTGACCCAGGCCACGGTGGTTCCGGACTGGCTGGAATGCGACCGTGACAAGCTCACGGGCAAGGTTGCGCGTGTACCTTCCAAGGAAGAGATTGCTCCCATCGTCAACGAGCAGCTCATCGTGGAATTCTACTCCCGTTAATCTTATCTCCTTCTGGATTTGCTTCAAAACCCCGGTTGCCTTTCGGCGGCCGGGGTTTTGGGCGTTTAAGGGAGAGTTGAGAGTTGAGAGTTGAGAGTTGAGAGTTGAGAGTTGAGAGTTGAGAGTTGAGAGTTGAGAGTTGAGAGTTTGGGGCGGGGGGTATAGGATGGACGGCATGACGGATGATTTGAACGGGAGGGGCGTGGCCCTCTTTGATATGGACGGAACGCTGCTGCCGTGGGATACGCAGTATGTTTTTTCCTGTTTCGTGGTGA includes these proteins:
- the queG gene encoding tRNA epoxyqueuosine(34) reductase QueG, encoding MKKILGGRGALVHDAGVLTPDPAVIKDSLCAVSRLLGFSGCRVARAGKSPHAEKLFQWLERGWHAGMEWMARSPERRVDPAEVLSGCRSVICLSYDYDSSRERPEEQGSICLYAHGKDYHGILEEKLADLLELLSIYGGEHKGYVDAGPVMERDHAEACGVGWRGRSGLIVRRKGGSRFFIATVLTTLELEPDAPVSHGCGSCRRCADLCPAGAIMENGQVDAGRCLSYWTIEHRGSIPEEIRPLIGSRLYGCDTCVTVCPWNGKPLPDADERFRMSRYLASVPLRDLLSLDASGFAALFRNSPMKRIRREGLLRNGCIVLGNTGTPEDIDFLKALSGESSLVAEHASWAVERILRRHGPGAGPSAARD
- the rpsK gene encoding 30S ribosomal protein S11, yielding MASEEITNETAEQPVETAAPAPAPVAETPAAAASAPEETTKKPEPRKDIFAELGLGGDDDKPKILKAKGSKNVSSGVVHVSSTFNNTVVTVTDQRGNVIGWSSAGKMGFKGSRKSTAYAGQVVCQDACRQAMGHGLREVEVRVKGPGSGRESAVRAVQTIGIEITSIKDVTPIPHNGCRPPKARRV
- a CDS encoding D-alanyl-D-alanine carboxypeptidase family protein, giving the protein MRLFALLAGFTLCLSSTSCQSYGDSSDYIPLATPVPPQLSQPVAHALPRPANFPTRPVAIPPSAPRTPRCASACVMDALTGKVLFSHNGLQHRQVASTQKLVTAMVVLEHGSLDRKVVIQPSDTKADPTKLGFRAGEVYSRRELLNALMVRSFNDVAVALARDTAGSVPRFAQLMNAKARQMGMYNSRFVNPNGLPADQYSTAIDMARCAYYVYRNPELRSIICKRQYAFTRANGKTLLLRNTNKLLSQHSWVTGMKTGYTNAAGRCLVSSAGFNGRHVIVVVLGCHPSRIWTESENLLKWALGDAA
- the rpsD gene encoding 30S ribosomal protein S4, which produces MARYTGPRDKVSRRFGVALFGSTKALEKRPFPPGQHGMRAGRKKKSDYGVMLAEKQKLRFQYGVLEGQFRKYYAEAARRRGITGDILLQLLELRLDNVVYRLGFSNTRAGARQLVSHGHITVNGKKTNIASYSCRPGDVIAVGGKASSQQLATRSLDLTQATVVPDWLECDRDKLTGKVARVPSKEEIAPIVNEQLIVEFYSR
- the gcvT gene encoding glycine cleavage system aminomethyltransferase GcvT, coding for MTDSDVKSTPLAAKHVELGARMVPFAGWNMPVQYTGILDEHKAVREACGIFDISHMGQFTVAGAAAAAWLNSMLTNDINKLDIGQGQYSIMLNEQAGVIDDLILYRMEPETFFVVVNASKIDEDFAWLSAHKPAEVVLENHSDEYVGLAVQGPKCGEVFARVIPGVELPPRNGISRITVDGTDLIVCRTGYTGEDGFEFFCPAGEGVKWFEAFLDAGAKPCGLGARDSLRLEMCYPLNGSDLAPDKTPLEAGLGFFCALDTEFIGAGILREQKANGLSKRLVAIEYTGKGAPPRAHYTVHVPGGEAIGELTSGVLSPSLMKGIALAYLPVAHAKVGTELEIDVRGRKFPAVVVKKPFYKKG
- a CDS encoding mitochondrial fission ELM1 family protein; protein product: MNIRILSDGKQGHLNQSLGLAQALIAKAGGTVETVDLQGLSLLGKIRKTVSGSDTPRPDLFISAGHGTHIPLICARHHFKTRAVLCMKPTLPCTFFDLCLIPRHDLRPARDYTDTGIFPTRGALHPMRPDPSIPKDITLILIGGPSKDFDWDDEAMLNQLSDISIRTPGNIVLTTSRRTPEGFAEKIQTAVPEITVVPVEETQPGWVARHLAHASATWVSQDSVSMVYEALGAGAPVGVLAVPRRSGKRKSRILSGLEMLEKEGLVTGYREWKKNGFHLATPGAPLLEADRAADYIITRFFPQYRAL
- the gcvH gene encoding glycine cleavage system protein GcvH; the encoded protein is MHDVPENLLYSKDHEWVEIDGDIGTIGISDHAQAELSDVVFVDLPEVGATVAAGDPVAVVESVKAASDVYTPVSGEILEVNEELSNDPSLINSDPYGAGWLYKIRLDVPTETEDMMNATDYEEYCS
- a CDS encoding glycosyltransferase family 4 protein, which produces MKIVHLVPSMESGGVEQVVMELGSGLAARGAENIVVSAGGRLVPQLEKEGSRHILMPIGKKSLATFFRIGALRALLQAIRPDILHLHSRVPAWVGYLAWKKLPPEDRPGLVTSVHGFYSVNRYSAIMSRGERVIAVSNCIRDYILSHYPSTPEDRIRVIPNAISPEQHYPGYSPSREWLTGWYMAYPELKGKFTLCLPGRITRLKGQLDLIPVIRKLLEQGIPAHAVIVGETKKGKEEYKNEVLREIERAGVSHAFTWTGHRQDLRDIISTCSVTLSLTRSPEAFGKSTLEALALGRPVAGYAHGGVKEQLDAFLPEGNISVGDTSAMAALLARWYAQPPPLPRQIPSPYNIEDMIQAHLDVYKELASRS
- the ychF gene encoding redox-regulated ATPase YchF; this encodes MLQAGIVGLPNVGKSTLFNAVTRTRKAQAANYPFCTIDPNVGMVTVPDARLQVLSDMSGSEKIIPTLIEFVDIAGLVKGASEGAGLGNQFLANIREVDAIVQVVRCFDNDDIIHELGSVDPLRDIEIINSELILADIAAMDKRLSSRERKARSGDKEAKAEVALITKLLPHLNEGNPALTFEAQLDDDERKLLHSFQLLSDKKSIFACNVNEDELADAINNPDAHPYVSQVKKYVAEHHNAEAIVISARIEEELIDVSEEEAREFLESLGVQDSGVSDLIRAVYHLLGLRTYLTTGVKETRAWTIPAGAKAPQAAGVIHTDFERGFIAAEVVHYDDLVSCGGKAGAREHGKLRIEGKEYVVKDGDVVEFRFNV
- the rpsM gene encoding 30S ribosomal protein S13, whose product is MARLFGTEIPNEKRIEASLPYIYGIGSSTSKRILEQAGINPDIRTGQLTDEQLTKIVQVITTDGILIEGDLRREKQSILKRLTSINCYRGQRHRRGLPVRGQRTRTNARTRKGKKKTVGAQAKKK
- the dprA gene encoding DNA-processing protein DprA; this encodes MTPQEAAITLNLIPGLGPVRVTRLMQVFASPEPILEAPASMLAEIPGIGQQLARLISSWRSIANPYRELELADKAGAAITTVFDAAYPAALRYLPDAPIVLYSWGAWTQADSERSIAVVGSRMATHYGRLCAKTISHDLAEAGVTVISGLARGVDTEAHLGSLDAGGRTIAVIGAGLNRLYPQENKNLARRIAEGHGAVVSELPMDMPPSRTTFPMRNRIVSGWSQATLVVEASGRSGALITARMAGEQGRDVFCIPGPVDRHSSDGCHALIRDGATLATNASDILHDMKWTAPEQGLPLFSPHSPSPAARPAAPTPEEEETLHAIRLGFNTIDTLCAALGKPACAITPLLARMQVTGQITPDAGGYFSINRKER